The sequence GCAGGCTTTGCCCACTGTACCCATATCGTGGGCTTTGGCCCATTGAAAATTTACTATTTTGATTTAGCTTTCTTGaaataatcttctttttttttttttttttaagctttttgtaactcatttaaaaattaCCGAAAACAGTATCTTTTAATAAACAGGGtacaaataaattacaaaaaataagctGATAACGATCAAGGAATCAGTGAATTGAATAGCACGGATAACGATGATGTTGAGGGCCTGTAAGATAAGAAATAAGAGATCAGAGGAGACTGGTGAGGACCGGCCAAAAGTCCTCCGATGGTGAAATTAGTGAACTTGGAATTCTCTGTAAGAAAGGAGTGATTTCTTGAACAAAAATGTCTGAATAATATACCTTCTCATCGAAGAATCCTTATATAGCATGTGTGGAACGGTTATCTATTTAATAATTGTTCCTAATGTCGAGGAGTCTGGAGAATttggaggtaacttccataaccgccaTGGAAGTTACCTCAGTTGGACTTGCGTTCCATGGAGAATTTGGCACTTAGTAGTTCAATCAAATGGGCTCATCCATCCTTCATCAAGGACGGACGAGACTATCAATGACGGGTCGTCCTTGTCCAAATGATTCCAAGGATGGACAAGCTTCCCATGGGATCTCGTCCGTCTAAAGACGGACGAGGTCAACATGGACGCTTGGGACGATCACCTTGTTTGCTTGGTTCGCCTTAGCTGGTCTTTTATTTGACGGGCCATATGGACGAGTTCAGGAGTTGTTTTTTGTGACACCATCATAAGCAATTTAGAAACTGATACTTAAAGTGGGTCAACAAATAAGATAAATTGTCGAGTTGATGTATTGCTGATTGACTATAATGGACATTCCTTCAAGACACGCTTCAAGTCTAAGATTTTCAATAGTTGATCTTATTATGCCTTGTGTAATGACCTCAACTATTTCCATTTCTTCAAATAGGACAACAACGAGTCTGTCTCTCCTCTCATTCGCTTTCATTTCTATTTGAATGAATGACATGTGGCATACTAACCATCCAAATGGGTTGTCTTTGACCCTAAAGAACCAAAACGCCAATCCAAACACTATATTTATAAGAACTTAGTCAAATCCCTAGCAATCCTAATTTAAACCTGAGTTTTAATTATGTTGTTGATATAACATCAATCATAATTATTGTTATACCAATTTGTTAACATTTAATAAAAGTAGTAGTACTTTTAGCATTTTATTAAACCTATTAATTTGTTTGAGTTATAAATTAAATACTATTATGGGGGTAAAAAAAACTAGCTATGAAGAACAGTCCTTGAGATCTTGATCAACACAACTAATTTTTAGATAAATTGGGTAAAATTCTACAATGGGAAGATTAGACAGATGATTGAATATGAAGATGGTTGAAAAAAAACACTTTGATTAAGAGAATCTATTTCTCGAGGTACAATGTATGAATCAAAGACAAATACAAGTTCttgctccctcttcttctctctcttactattcttttataattttctgaacccCCTCTCTTGTTGGctattttctcattttatccTCTCCTTGTGCCTCCTTTACGACCATGCATTTCTTAGCTGGATCAAAGAGGATACTTGTTCTATCAGACACCTTTCCCATCATTTTCTTGATCATGAAGGGAGACTTTCGGGGGGTATCTCTACTGTTCAGACTAGTCATTCATCGTTTAATGAGGCTAACATTAGGTAGGAATACTTAATTAATGCAGAAATGATTGTTACATTGGGTTCTACGTCATCTTCATTCTCCTTGGGAATGGGGACCGAAGTTGCATCCTTGATAAATCTATTGATATCCTCTTGGTTAGGTTTTTCTCGGATTATCTCAACGGTTGGTCTAGTTTGATTATCACCTCTCAGGCTTGGGCTCTAGTTCGATTTTCACCTCTCAGGCTTGGGCTTCTCAATGGTGGGATTTGGGCCGAGTTCTCATTTCGAAGGTGTCTCTTTGGCCTTTCTTCTTCGGCCCAAGTTCATGGGATGGCTACTTTCCAACCCccatgaaagttcaaaaacgtgtaaaaacacctttgaacgtttagacccccaaataacaacttaatcaattcaagcaatatgtcaaacaactagtgtgcggaaacttaacatatgctatcatacgaaattgattaaatactatctaagccataacaaaataaaatccacagcagataatttaaaggcaaagatagaggaaggaagatgcaaacacaaagacaacacgcgatgtgttatcgaagaggaaaccgaagtcctcggcgaaaaacctctccgccgccctccaagcggtaatcaatccactagaaaatatagttgggatacaaggacagcaatagaccctccaagcctaatctacccagtgcacctaagccctccaagcttcttgctccaacgaggttgcgccgaacctttttcttttctagctttccggattccgctactagaccgtagcatcaaccaatgaagattggttccttcctaactgcttcccagaaatccaaacaacagactcacaatgatgatgatggtgagaacctggtttggtataatgcctctcaaggatttgacaatggagaggaagagagttgaggaatttgaagagattctaaggtagagattgtgggtgaaacaatctggtttttctttagggtttctctctcaaaattctctctggaagctctctttcaatcgtgggtaataggggtatttatactggagtggagaggaatgtgaaacgtcaggtttttacaaaacaggggtggctcgcggcttgacctcgcggcttgactaagtcgcgagatccagtcgcgagataaccgtatggccagttgtcctgttttgtcctgtagtgctccagctagcagactgttcaccttccagcatgcttggcacgtgaggttgcttctggcgacttgaagccgcgagtcacccgcgagacccagccgcgacactctgttttcttgcacactcttgagcaaacttcactctatctcactcactacccttacatcaaacccacctaaatacagggttactaaatgctgaattacaagcaaatttggcacggaataaagccaataagatggttgaataaattcaaccttacacccCATAACTATAATTTTGggatatttttcaaattaaacctaataattttatacataacaaattaaatactGAATTTTAAATTCGTTTCAACTCAAGAAGCTTTGTGGTTTAGTGGCAGAAAGATACAAGAGAGGATTTAATttgaaacaatttaaaaattcaaaatttaatttacaatttatatatatatatatattttttttgatgaaccacAATTTACAGTTTACGAAAATATAGAACCTTCCTAAAATtaaattaggatttatttatttcaataactttatataagaaagaaaaggaaacaaacaagtaaacaatagtttttaatttttttgaaaatacatataaataaaaaagtgtagTAATAGTgttaaaaatggaaaatatgagGCCTAATTATCCGAACAGTGTGAAGATGTTGAGCAGGAGGATTCTGGATAATGTTAGAAAAGACACATCACAAATTAGAAAGATGGGTTTAACTACACACATCCAGATCGAGcccacaaaaattttaaatcctcACCGTTCGCTAGAAAAACTATGGATCGGGGAAGGTAAGGAAGcaatttaattattgaaaaagtGAACCATAAATAGTGGTGGACCATGGTCCAATCCATATTCCACAAATACCCCAATTGATACAAAGTTCCTCctctccaataaaaaaaatcaccacataGTGCTAGAGGGGGAGGGTATTTACGTAATTCCATTACCAATGGATGGAGACAAATCAACAGACAAGAGACCACCACACACAAGGTAAAGTAACTCATGGTGGTTAAGCTCACCAAACAAAACAGTAACCCTGGTTAGAGATCAGAGACTCAcaacacaacaaattctagaaaataaacaaacaaatataaaatagaaaaagcacGAAGAAAACGAGAGAGAGATCACGGAGAGagagacacttttttttttaaagttaaaactaTTGTTCACGCTTCCATTGTAGAGATCGAACGAAGACCACCAAGATGGCGTGTTTAGTGGCAGGGACAGGGGTCGTAGGTTGTTGTCCTCGCACAGTacgaggaggaggaggaggctCGTCGTTGTCGCCGAGATCGGAGGCTTTGTCGTTTTCGAAGGAATCAGTACTGGTACGGATGGGTGAGGCTAAGAAGGGTTTGACGGTGAAGGCGATGGCGGTGGCGCCGAAATTCATAGGGACGCAGAGGAAAGAGCAGCAGCTGGCGGAGATGATAGAGAAGAAGGTGATAGAAGCGAAGGAGGTGTGCGGCGAGGACGGGAGATCGGACGAGTGCAAAGTGGCGTGGGACGAAGTGGAAGAAATTAGCCAAGCCAAAGCCGATCTGAGGCTCAGGTTGGAGAAACAAGATCCTCTCGAGTTCTTTTGCCAGGACAATCCTGAGACTGATGAGTGCAGACTCTACGAAGACTGATCACTACTTTTCCATGATTTTGGGGGTTGTCTTTGTCCTATTaagtccttttcttttttttactttgcttTTGTGTATATGCTTAATTAGTTGCATCTatctatgttttattttttgttgctgAATAGTTGCATCTATCTATGTTGTGCTTGGTTGCCCCGGCATAATATTTGGGAATGGTGGACCTTGATAACCTGtgaaatcaatcacaaagtttcgataaaattaatgtaaaatcTTAGTACTCTCTATTTGCTATCTTTAGTTAAAAGTGGCattattttatgttaaaaagAACTTATTTAATTATGTTTTCTTAAACTTAACTAGAGGTTCTTCAATTCAATTTGTCAATTGAGTCCTCAGCTTTTCCAATTGGTACCCGTACCACTCTCAGGAGTAAGGACATGATTCAGGAACACCTGAATGtgtaacttatcaataaaaaataaagaggttCCTCAATTCAACCATATGATTTATGTATAGTACAGCCATTATTGAGGGCTATCAAGATTCCCACcccaaattttgtttcttttatgtcACAATACTCATCCTCACGAGTGAAAACTATCGCTCCCCTTTTTCCACACCACTTTAACACTAAAAAGCATTTGGTAAGTTATAAAACATTTAGTTAATATCTTGTCGTTTTAATAGTATCAAGAGATAATTTTGGACCTAACCCTAACTTTACATATGAAAGTTGTCTTTGTGAGACCCACGCGTGTGTGAGTGAAAGATGTTTTATGAAATTGTCTCATGAAATAGTTTCTCCAAAGATATCTCGAAAATCTCATGAATTGATAATATAGTAAATTGAATGTGATGTCTCCAAGTCTTTCATCATATCCTAGACCAATGAATCCATCACCCACATACCTCCTAAGGGTTGAAGACTACTTTAATTATAATGGTAAGTGATATGTACAACAATAATCATCTTCCATTAATCATGGATGAACAATTACAATATTAATGAGCATTAATAACCCTTAAATAACCAACAAGAGACCACCGGGCCTTATATCCTAGTGTACCCAATTCCTCTTGTAACCATTAGCACGGGGTTCTATCCCCCGCAATAAACAATTAcgcagaaaaaaaaatgttaagaagTTAGTAAAGAGACATTAATCACATTATGTCTTTAATGGTCCTAAATGATGAATCTAATTGACGATTTTGCGTTTAATTAATAAGTATACATTATGGATGTATTTTAGCACTATCAAAAGAGCTCTAAAGATTTCTTagcaaaaatttgtcaaacGACAATTTAGCTAAAGAGCTTTTCAAAGGGTCCTTATACCTAAAAATAACTTTAATATTAGGttaaagaaagaattaaaaaactttatattataaaaatccaaaagtctttttttattgatttccaAACTCCCTCTAATCTGAAACGGACTGGTGGGGTGGGAATGCGAAAGATCAAGAAAGCCCAGTGAAAAAAAGTTGTCTCTgtgtgctttttattttttattttttttattttttttttttttacagtgcAAAATAAATTTGCAACGGCTAAAAAACCAAAAGGATGAAGAAGCACCTCCGGTCCACGCAAATCGCAGACAAGTCCCATGGCTCTGTTTCAACCTTGTTCAATaatttcatcttcttcttcctctttctttcaAGGCTCTCATCCCAATCTCCGCTCGAAGTTCTTCGTCCCAAGACATCAAACCCACCTCATCCCCAACCCCAAGTCTCGTTCACTTTGCACAGCTTCATGGCAAGAGGTCCGTCTcgtccttactttttttttttctttctctcggAGGGTTTTCATGTTATTCTGTCTTTCTATTTTACTtgggtttcttctttttgaaGCTTGCGGGAGTTCTAATATTCTCGGCGATTCCTTTCACTGCTGTTAAAGCCATAGCTAATAGCCCACTTGGAGAGTCGCTTCAAAGAAGAATGGAGGAGAGGAAGAAGTTTGCTGTTCGAAATTCCTCCAAGTTTAAGACCTTGTCtgagaaagcaagaaaagagAGGTAATTCCGGGTAAGCGATTAAACACTGTAAAAGCACTCGTTGACAAAAATGGTTCCTGTTTAGTTACatattgataatttaataaaataaacgaaaagagaaaaccaaaagGTGTTGAAAGTTTTGTACAACATGAAATTCAAAGAAAGCTAGTTGTGGGGCTGTTGATGCAAATTAGAGTGAGAGAACATGTTTTCCACGGTACCTCCACGCTATAAATATACTAATTCTGCATGAGCAAAGTTGTAGTCTTtcttaaaagagagagaggaaatagGAGATGAATGAACATGGTTCGGCCTTACGGCTTGCGCTTCACATTGAAAAGCTCTTAGCGGTGATATCTTTACTATATTGAAGTGTGTTActgttacaacttacaatgaAGTCAATGTAGGAATATATAGGAACAAATTAGGCTTAGTATGGTAACCTTACACAGCCACACAGTAACCCATGGTATGCTACAAAACAATACTCTAACATCCCCTCAAATCTCAAGTTGGAAGCCTAGTGAAAACATGAGTTTGGAAGGAAAATCTTCAATGCCCATCCAATGAATTAGGACCCACCAAAAACCCTTGAAAACTATCATTATTGAGGAGGAAGAAGCCCATGAAGTGCATGATTTGAAAAACCTAGAAGAGCTCTGGCACAAGAGTACAACTGTGTGTATCCAATGATTTAGGACCCACCAAAAACCCTTGAAAGCTATCACTATTGAAGAGGAAGAAGCCCGTGTAGTGCATGATTTGAAAAACCGGGAAGAGCTCTGGCACAAGAGTACAACTGTGTGCATCTTCAACATTTGTATTGTGTAGCAAGGACTATGGAAGTCAGATACTAGATTAGGAGCATTCGCAggaagaaaatagcaatgagggTTCTAAGCACATGTGAGATGTGGAAGGTGTGTTTAGAGTAGGAAGTGCATGATTGGGACTAAGACGATGCGCGAGGGTGTCTGTGATGCCGAAACAATGATTTTGAGAGGACCTGAATGCAAATATAAGGAGTCTAGGTATAGATGAGATCCCCATAATATCTTGGGTGTGGGCTCTTATGCAACGGAAGAAGTGACAATGAAGGTTGATGAGGAACAAAGATTGTGGTTCTGATACCacgttgagagagagagaaaaccacAGTAGACATAGATTAGATTTAGTATGGTAATCCTAATACCATGGCAGCCCATGGTATTACAAAACCACAGTAGTACGTGTTATTCTACAAAACCATGATCTACATATTGTAGTAATATCCTAATTTGTTCTAACCAACTAGTAAGAAATCTAGTCATTCTATTATGAATGCATcctaatttattttatcaatcTTTGCATTTACACTTGTTGAAGCGAGAGTTTATGCAATCGTAAAATTTCTGTTAAATGCTCTATAATTTCATTGGTTCCCTAGGAAACCTTTCAA is a genomic window of Quercus lobata isolate SW786 chromosome 2, ValleyOak3.0 Primary Assembly, whole genome shotgun sequence containing:
- the LOC115974727 gene encoding calvin cycle protein CP12-3, chloroplastic — encoded protein: MACLVAGTGVVGCCPRTVRGGGGGSSLSPRSEALSFSKESVLVRMGEAKKGLTVKAMAVAPKFIGTQRKEQQLAEMIEKKVIEAKEVCGEDGRSDECKVAWDEVEEISQAKADLRLRLEKQDPLEFFCQDNPETDECRLYED